A DNA window from Nitratidesulfovibrio sp. contains the following coding sequences:
- a CDS encoding ATP-binding protein translates to MAQGTSLDDLIGIEHSKLGFFQELRQTIVQLKAAHRESERNRLEIEAILDGITDLMMVLSKDLRIIAVNHVFYDILGVREPEGRYCYEIFRQQDHPCPECPAHRSFVTDEVCRETSIFRINGRKLQFEMVASPIKDPATQDRQILIFKRDVTLEKEFQAKFHQAEKMATVGMLAAGVAHEVNNPLTAIHGFAEGILRRVERLRGTVDPEMHADLADYAGTILGECGRCQEIVHSLLTFSRPHSSEFSPVNLNVVVGDTLKLLHNHLKQPKYRRVRIDARLCPTAPVVLGCEAQLKQVMLNLLVNALDAFDGPAGGDGKGQASSPKGDAGSADGGAAGGAEELPTVNGGRARNSVEAVITVTPFRDGRHAGFSVRDTGSGIPPEHLDSLFEPFFTTKPVGRGIGIGLSTCYTIVTEHGGDIRVESRVGEGSTFTVTLPLPPE, encoded by the coding sequence ATGGCCCAGGGAACCAGCCTAGACGATCTTATCGGCATAGAGCACAGCAAGCTGGGCTTCTTTCAGGAACTGCGCCAGACCATCGTGCAGTTGAAGGCGGCGCACCGGGAGTCGGAGCGCAACCGCCTGGAGATAGAGGCCATCCTGGACGGCATCACCGACCTGATGATGGTGCTTTCCAAGGATTTGCGCATCATTGCCGTGAACCACGTGTTCTACGACATCCTGGGCGTGCGCGAACCGGAGGGGCGCTACTGCTACGAGATATTCCGCCAGCAGGACCACCCTTGCCCGGAATGCCCGGCGCACCGCTCGTTCGTTACCGACGAGGTATGCCGCGAGACGTCCATCTTCCGCATCAATGGCCGCAAGTTGCAGTTCGAGATGGTGGCCTCGCCCATCAAGGACCCGGCCACGCAGGATCGCCAGATTCTCATCTTCAAGCGCGACGTGACCCTGGAAAAGGAATTCCAGGCCAAGTTCCACCAGGCCGAGAAAATGGCCACGGTGGGCATGCTGGCGGCCGGGGTAGCGCACGAGGTGAACAACCCGCTCACGGCCATTCACGGCTTTGCCGAGGGCATCCTGCGCCGGGTGGAGCGTTTGCGCGGCACGGTGGACCCGGAGATGCACGCCGACCTTGCGGACTACGCCGGGACCATTCTTGGTGAATGTGGCCGCTGCCAGGAGATCGTGCATTCGCTGCTGACCTTCAGCAGGCCGCATTCCTCGGAATTCTCGCCCGTCAACCTGAACGTGGTTGTGGGCGACACCCTGAAGCTGCTGCACAACCACCTGAAGCAACCCAAGTACCGCCGCGTGCGCATTGACGCCCGGCTGTGCCCCACGGCCCCGGTGGTGCTGGGGTGCGAGGCGCAGTTGAAGCAGGTGATGCTGAACCTGCTGGTGAACGCACTGGATGCCTTTGACGGGCCTGCCGGGGGGGATGGCAAGGGCCAGGCCAGTTCCCCGAAAGGGGACGCGGGCAGTGCGGATGGTGGTGCGGCAGGCGGTGCCGAAGAACTCCCCACCGTGAACGGGGGGAGGGCGCGCAACAGCGTCGAGGCGGTCATCACTGTCACCCCGTTCCGGGACGGACGCCACGCGGGATTTTCCGTACGTGATACGGGCAGCGGCATTCCGCCGGAACATCTTGATTCGCTGTTCGAGCCGTTCTTCACCACCAAGCCGGTGGGCCGGGGCATCGGCATCGGGCTGTCCACCTGCTATACCATCGTCACGGAACACGGTGGCGACATCCGCGTGGAAAGCCGGGTCGGCGAAGGCTCCACGTTCACCGTCACGCTGCCGCTTCCGCCGGAGTAA